A portion of the Sphingorhabdus pulchriflava genome contains these proteins:
- the fsa gene encoding fructose-6-phosphate aldolase yields the protein MKFFADTAEIDDIKELAATGLLDGVTTNPSLIMKSGRDFMEVTKEICGLTDGPVSAEVVALDHATMMKEAEVLRKIADNVCIKVPLTIDGLKTSKALTSDGTMVNVTLCFSANQALLAAKAGATFISPFVGRHDDNGFDGMNLISDIRLIYDNYDFGTEILVASVRHGIHVLEAAKIGADVMTAPPSVIKGLFKHVLTDKGIEGFLADWAKTGQAIG from the coding sequence ATGAAATTCTTCGCCGACACCGCCGAAATCGACGACATCAAGGAACTGGCCGCCACCGGCCTGCTGGATGGTGTAACCACCAACCCATCGTTGATCATGAAATCCGGCCGCGATTTCATGGAAGTGACCAAGGAGATTTGCGGGCTGACCGACGGGCCGGTTTCGGCGGAGGTCGTCGCACTCGATCATGCGACGATGATGAAAGAGGCGGAGGTTCTGCGCAAGATTGCGGACAATGTCTGCATCAAAGTGCCGCTTACCATAGACGGACTTAAAACCAGCAAGGCGTTGACCAGCGATGGCACGATGGTGAATGTCACGCTTTGTTTCTCAGCCAATCAGGCGCTGCTCGCGGCCAAGGCGGGTGCGACCTTCATTTCGCCCTTTGTTGGCCGCCACGACGACAACGGCTTCGATGGCATGAACCTGATTTCCGATATTCGCCTGATCTATGACAATTATGATTTCGGTACTGAAATCCTTGTCGCCAGCGTGCGCCACGGCATCCATGTGCTGGAGGCGGCAAAGATCGGCGCCGATGTGATGACTGCGCCGCCATCGGTGATCAAGGGGCTGTTCAAGCATGTCCTCACCGACAAGGGCATCGAAGGATTCCTCGCCGACTGGGCGAAAACGGGGCAGGCTATCGGGTGA
- a CDS encoding hybrid sensor histidine kinase/response regulator, with protein MLFKRYEATPTELKADIGQAWNRMGMLFTIILYILATNYYMTGGLRLEEWARNVLTYNVFFLPVSVAILLHTKAYPGHYPARRIAVMVNDFAGLSYGIIAGCVVMLPLYAVILWVTMGNGFRFGRRYLIIATFMAQISLFAIFWLTPYWQADPSMVATLSITALIIPHYGYTLLRANDRALRAAEDASLSKSRFLAQASHDLRQPVHAIGLFLETLRRTGLSREQRVIADRIDRSLQGVARLFRSLLDVSTLDSGTLKAEIEPIALGQIFAELEAQNSAAAAWSNVDFQVVKTTKIVRCDRALLTTILQNLISNAIKHSIDGKVVLGCRSAGDRVMIQVCDNGEGIASEHLMRVFDEFFQVRERGDPDRQGVGLGLSIVKRISALLGIEVAIHSEHGKGTSIKLQGIELVTDVAPETLRAKRFDPRLPLKGRNVLLVEDDADVMDAMRDLLTAWGCEVDAHSGLPDRMRAGDYDLLITDFDLGGGVTGEEVVAVARAQMGPDLPALILTGHDESKVRQMPDQPAVTVLKKPIRPAQLRSTISTLLLHSKSAGA; from the coding sequence ATGTTATTCAAGCGATATGAAGCAACGCCTACCGAGTTGAAGGCTGATATCGGTCAAGCGTGGAACCGGATGGGGATGTTGTTCACGATCATCCTCTACATCCTGGCTACAAATTACTATATGACGGGCGGACTCCGCTTAGAGGAATGGGCCCGCAACGTTCTGACCTATAATGTGTTTTTCCTACCGGTTTCGGTCGCAATCCTTTTGCATACCAAAGCCTATCCGGGACATTATCCGGCCCGCCGCATCGCAGTAATGGTGAATGACTTTGCCGGCCTATCTTATGGGATAATCGCCGGTTGCGTCGTGATGTTGCCGCTTTATGCGGTCATTCTCTGGGTAACCATGGGGAACGGTTTTCGATTTGGACGGCGATATTTGATTATTGCCACATTCATGGCCCAAATCAGCTTGTTCGCGATATTCTGGCTGACGCCATATTGGCAAGCGGACCCCAGCATGGTGGCGACATTGTCGATAACCGCGCTGATCATCCCTCATTATGGTTATACATTGCTCCGCGCGAATGACCGGGCGTTGCGCGCCGCTGAAGATGCCAGTTTGTCAAAGTCACGTTTTCTGGCTCAAGCCAGCCATGATCTTCGCCAGCCGGTACATGCGATCGGGCTGTTTCTGGAAACGCTCAGGCGCACAGGTTTGTCGCGCGAGCAGCGCGTTATCGCCGACCGCATTGACAGATCGTTGCAGGGTGTGGCTCGCCTTTTTCGGTCTTTGCTCGACGTATCGACGCTTGATAGCGGCACGCTGAAGGCGGAAATCGAGCCAATCGCGCTGGGACAGATATTTGCCGAACTCGAAGCGCAGAATTCAGCAGCCGCTGCCTGGTCGAATGTCGATTTCCAGGTCGTCAAGACAACCAAAATTGTGCGTTGCGATCGTGCCTTGTTAACCACCATTTTGCAGAATCTCATTTCGAACGCGATCAAGCATAGCATCGATGGCAAGGTTGTACTCGGCTGCCGGTCGGCAGGTGATCGGGTGATGATTCAAGTTTGCGACAATGGCGAAGGCATCGCCAGCGAACATTTGATGCGCGTTTTTGATGAATTCTTCCAGGTCCGGGAACGCGGCGATCCAGACCGCCAGGGCGTTGGGCTGGGCCTTTCCATCGTCAAACGGATTTCCGCGTTGCTGGGGATAGAGGTGGCCATCCATTCCGAACATGGCAAGGGAACTTCGATAAAACTGCAGGGTATTGAGCTGGTGACAGATGTCGCTCCTGAAACCTTGCGGGCCAAAAGGTTCGATCCGCGCTTACCGTTAAAGGGGCGAAACGTCTTGCTGGTTGAGGATGATGCTGACGTGATGGATGCCATGCGCGATTTGCTCACCGCATGGGGCTGTGAAGTCGATGCGCATTCGGGACTCCCCGATCGGATGCGTGCTGGCGATTATGATCTGCTGATTACCGACTTCGATCTCGGCGGTGGTGTTACGGGCGAGGAAGTGGTCGCCGTCGCCCGGGCACAAATGGGGCCCGATCTGCCCGCGCTGATCCTGACGGGACATGACGAAAGTAAGGTCAGGCAAATGCCCGATCAGCCAGCGGTCACCGTTTTGAAAAAACCGATACGCCCGGCGCAATTGCGCTCCACAATTTCGACGTTGTTGCTGCACAGCAAAAGCGCGGGTGCCTAG
- a CDS encoding DUF4197 domain-containing protein: MSILFERRQLLLAGAAGATLALVGCASGPRYSLAEVIRRLLVAASQNAFALLLQPGGFYDHSVARIALPDRLGGGRGTGILSVVLQSQSFRDRLQRQLNRAAEKGAERAAPLIADTIRMVSIEAADEIVRGGPQAATRFLRGKMGIALFDAMLPGISDGLRLFDDQVINRAVQSVTGFDMAALGQDITRKADDAIWAAIGLEEEGIRANPQKTNDPLLIGVFGLLR; the protein is encoded by the coding sequence ATGTCCATATTGTTCGAACGCCGCCAACTTCTGCTGGCAGGTGCCGCCGGGGCGACGCTCGCTCTGGTTGGTTGCGCTTCAGGGCCTCGCTACAGCCTTGCTGAAGTCATTCGCCGGTTGCTGGTGGCGGCATCGCAAAATGCGTTTGCGCTGCTGTTGCAACCGGGTGGTTTTTACGACCATTCGGTGGCACGTATCGCCTTGCCAGACCGGTTGGGCGGCGGTCGCGGTACGGGAATTCTCTCGGTCGTGCTGCAAAGCCAGTCCTTCCGAGACCGGCTGCAGCGCCAACTCAATAGGGCCGCCGAAAAAGGTGCGGAACGCGCCGCTCCGTTGATTGCAGACACGATCCGGATGGTCAGTATCGAGGCCGCCGATGAAATTGTGCGCGGCGGGCCGCAAGCAGCGACCCGTTTTTTGCGCGGCAAGATGGGCATCGCGTTGTTTGACGCGATGCTTCCCGGTATTTCCGATGGTCTGCGCTTGTTCGACGATCAGGTCATCAATCGCGCGGTCCAGTCGGTTACCGGCTTTGATATGGCGGCATTGGGGCAGGATATTACACGCAAAGCTGACGATGCGATTTGGGCAGCGATTGGGCTCGAGGAAGAGGGCATTCGTGCCAATCCGCAAAAAACCAACGATCCTTTGCTAATTGGCGTATTCGGCTTGCTCAGATAG
- a CDS encoding primosomal protein N' — protein sequence MNRPSPSGKRVRVILLTQVIGPLDYRLPDWMDADVGSVVVVPLGPRKMVGVIWDEGVFGDEAVEEHRLRNVLEVIDVPPIKRGLRRLVDWVADYYLSNHAAVLRMVISSSAALSAGGTVTEYRPSGIEPARLTPQRAAALDSLVDAQGLVRELAEQAGVSEGVIRGLVKAGALEPVMVSIDAPFAAPEPDHDHPELSDLQEAAAKVMRDAVRSGGFEPMVLDGVTGSGKTETYFEAVAEALKIGKQVLVLLPEIALTQPFLQRFEARFGVEPATWHSGMKQSQRRRVWRGVAEGRAQVVAGARSALFLPFANPGLIVVDEAHEISFKQEDGVRYHARDVAVMRGKFEGFPVVLASATPALESRHMVSIGRYKGLEIPSRFGAAKLPRIEAIDLTQDQPERGTWIAPTLLKALEERLERGEQSLLFLNRRGYAPLTLCRNCGHRFECPNCTAWMVEHRLVRRLACHHCGHVMPPPDKCPECSAEDSLVPCGPGVERISDEVKRFFPEARTIVATSDTLWSPEKAAEFVALVENKAVDIIIGTQLVTKGYHFPELTLVGIIDADLGLEGGDLRAAERTFQQIAQAAGRAGRADKPGEVYIQTRNPSHPVIAALVGGDRDGFYDAETEQRRRAGAPPFGRFAAIIISSEDEREAIETARAVGGSAPQVDGMHVYGPAPAPLAMLRGRHRQRLLVHALRSVELQSIMREWLGGLEFPRSVRVGVDVDPYSFL from the coding sequence ATGAATCGTCCCAGCCCCTCTGGCAAACGCGTGCGCGTTATCCTGTTGACGCAGGTCATAGGGCCGCTCGATTATCGCCTGCCCGACTGGATGGACGCCGATGTCGGTTCGGTTGTTGTTGTGCCGCTCGGCCCCCGCAAGATGGTGGGTGTGATTTGGGACGAAGGGGTGTTCGGCGACGAAGCGGTCGAAGAGCACCGCCTGCGCAATGTGCTGGAGGTTATCGACGTCCCGCCGATCAAGCGCGGCCTAAGACGGCTGGTTGATTGGGTCGCCGACTATTATCTGTCCAACCATGCCGCCGTGTTGCGGATGGTTATTTCATCCTCTGCCGCGCTGTCGGCTGGAGGGACGGTTACCGAATATCGGCCCTCAGGGATTGAGCCTGCCCGATTGACCCCGCAACGTGCGGCCGCGCTGGATTCTTTGGTCGATGCCCAAGGGCTGGTGCGTGAGCTGGCCGAGCAGGCTGGCGTCAGCGAGGGTGTGATCCGTGGTCTGGTAAAGGCGGGCGCGCTGGAGCCGGTGATGGTCAGCATCGATGCGCCCTTTGCGGCGCCTGAACCCGACCATGACCATCCCGAACTGTCAGACCTGCAGGAGGCCGCCGCAAAGGTGATGCGCGATGCAGTTAGATCAGGCGGATTCGAACCGATGGTGCTTGACGGCGTCACCGGATCGGGCAAGACCGAAACCTATTTTGAAGCGGTGGCAGAGGCGCTGAAGATTGGAAAGCAAGTTCTTGTCTTGCTTCCTGAAATTGCTCTTACCCAGCCCTTTCTGCAACGCTTCGAAGCGCGCTTTGGCGTCGAACCCGCAACCTGGCATTCGGGAATGAAGCAATCGCAGCGCCGGCGGGTGTGGCGCGGTGTGGCAGAGGGGCGGGCGCAGGTAGTGGCCGGTGCTCGCTCGGCCCTGTTCCTGCCCTTTGCCAATCCCGGGCTGATCGTCGTCGACGAGGCGCATGAGATCAGCTTCAAGCAGGAAGATGGCGTACGTTATCATGCGCGCGACGTTGCGGTGATGCGCGGCAAGTTTGAGGGCTTCCCGGTCGTGCTGGCATCGGCCACACCCGCGCTCGAAAGCCGCCATATGGTGAGCATCGGGCGCTACAAGGGCCTTGAAATCCCCTCGCGCTTTGGCGCAGCAAAGCTCCCGCGCATCGAAGCCATTGACCTGACGCAGGACCAGCCCGAACGCGGCACATGGATCGCGCCGACTCTGCTCAAGGCGCTTGAAGAGCGGCTGGAGCGCGGTGAGCAGAGCCTGCTCTTCCTCAACCGACGCGGCTATGCGCCACTAACCTTGTGCCGCAATTGCGGGCATCGTTTTGAATGCCCCAATTGCACGGCTTGGATGGTCGAGCACCGCTTGGTCCGCCGCCTTGCTTGCCATCATTGCGGCCATGTCATGCCTCCGCCCGATAAATGCCCCGAATGCAGCGCGGAGGACAGCCTCGTCCCATGCGGCCCGGGGGTCGAGCGGATAAGCGACGAGGTCAAACGCTTCTTTCCTGAAGCGCGCACCATTGTCGCTACCTCGGACACTTTGTGGTCACCTGAAAAAGCCGCCGAATTTGTCGCGCTGGTCGAGAATAAGGCGGTCGACATCATCATCGGTACGCAATTGGTGACCAAGGGATATCATTTCCCCGAACTGACTTTGGTCGGCATCATCGACGCCGATCTTGGATTAGAGGGCGGCGATTTGCGCGCCGCCGAGCGCACCTTTCAGCAAATTGCCCAAGCGGCGGGCCGCGCAGGCCGCGCTGACAAGCCCGGTGAAGTCTATATCCAGACGCGCAACCCGTCGCATCCCGTCATCGCAGCGTTGGTGGGTGGCGACCGCGATGGCTTCTACGATGCGGAAACCGAGCAACGCCGCCGCGCCGGTGCCCCGCCTTTTGGACGCTTTGCTGCGATCATCATCAGTTCAGAGGATGAACGCGAAGCCATCGAAACAGCGCGGGCAGTCGGTGGTTCAGCCCCGCAGGTCGACGGGATGCACGTCTATGGCCCAGCACCTGCTCCGCTCGCCATGCTGCGCGGACGCCACCGGCAGCGCTTGCTGGTGCATGCGCTCCGCTCAGTCGAGTTGCAGAGCATCATGCGCGAATGGCTCGGCGGTCTCGAATTCCCGCGTAGTGTGCGGGTGGGTGTCGACGTTGATCCATACAGCTTCCTGTAA
- a CDS encoding transglycosylase domain-containing protein, with amino-acid sequence MFFRRSKTPVPTDIDGRLAAFDRAYAGMFPGEPKPWESTVNTEQPNAPGKPWLMGKTRWWWFSRASAGLLALFILIVFWLAITAPLSKSLQPIAPPRITLLAWDGTPIARNGAVVDKPVEVKNLPPHVVQAFLSIEDRRFYSHWGVDPRSIARALWSNTFGSGLKQGGSTITQQLAKFTFLTPERSLTRKAREALIAFWLEGWLTKDEILERYLSNAYFGDNVYGLRAASLHYFYRQPERLTLSQAAMLAGLVQAPNRLAPTRNPQRAAKRAKLVLNAMVATGAISEAKADATPIARIDVRYKETLPTGTYFADWAMPQARLDTETGYADQVIRTTLDSRLQNIARNVIARAPLGNAQVALVAMRPNGEVVAMVGGKSYKESPFNRATQAKRQPGSTFKLFVYSAALRSGMTPDSKVDDSPITEGDYRPKNYSDRYRGKITLKQAFAQSSNVVAVRLYNQLGYSAVARAAKDLGVESPLTRDASLALGSSGMTLIELTSAYAGVAGNKWPVEPRAFVAEEEGWFGWLLSAQRSFSNAHHKALLELLGATVNQGTGRAARLAIPAYGKTGTSQDYRDALFIGFAGDLVVGVWIGNDDNTPLKNMTGGGLPARIWRDFMGQAVKGAGARPKPKPVVEPDPEGPIEPLDLPEIPELPVNINGTEVRVDPDKGVTVSGQIEGVPLDVTIGRDGVNVQSREDPQRQ; translated from the coding sequence ATGTTCTTCCGGCGATCCAAGACCCCTGTTCCCACCGATATAGACGGCAGACTGGCCGCGTTTGACCGTGCCTATGCCGGGATGTTTCCGGGTGAGCCCAAGCCTTGGGAATCGACAGTCAATACAGAACAGCCCAACGCACCCGGAAAGCCCTGGCTCATGGGCAAGACACGCTGGTGGTGGTTTAGCCGTGCCAGCGCTGGACTATTGGCTTTGTTCATCCTCATCGTCTTTTGGCTGGCGATCACCGCACCGCTCTCCAAATCGCTGCAGCCGATAGCCCCGCCGCGCATCACATTGCTCGCTTGGGACGGCACGCCGATTGCCCGCAACGGCGCCGTCGTCGATAAACCCGTTGAGGTCAAAAATCTGCCGCCACATGTGGTGCAGGCTTTCCTCTCTATCGAAGACCGCCGCTTCTATTCGCACTGGGGCGTTGATCCGCGCAGCATCGCCCGTGCGCTGTGGAGCAACACCTTTGGCAGCGGCCTGAAACAGGGCGGCAGTACGATTACACAGCAGCTCGCCAAATTCACCTTTCTGACGCCAGAGCGCAGCCTGACACGAAAGGCGCGCGAGGCGTTAATCGCCTTCTGGCTCGAAGGCTGGCTGACCAAGGACGAAATCCTCGAACGCTATCTGTCGAACGCCTATTTCGGCGACAATGTATACGGTCTGCGCGCCGCTTCGCTGCATTATTTTTACCGCCAACCCGAGAGGCTGACATTGTCGCAGGCGGCGATGCTGGCAGGGCTGGTGCAGGCACCCAACCGGCTCGCCCCCACCCGCAATCCCCAGCGCGCCGCCAAACGCGCGAAGCTGGTTTTGAACGCAATGGTCGCAACCGGCGCGATCAGCGAGGCCAAGGCCGACGCGACGCCAATTGCGCGGATCGATGTGCGCTATAAGGAAACGCTGCCCACCGGCACCTACTTCGCCGATTGGGCCATGCCGCAGGCGCGGCTGGATACCGAAACCGGCTATGCTGATCAGGTCATCCGCACCACGCTCGACTCACGTCTGCAGAATATTGCCCGCAATGTGATAGCGCGCGCGCCGCTCGGCAATGCGCAAGTAGCGCTAGTGGCGATGCGGCCCAATGGCGAGGTTGTCGCGATGGTGGGCGGTAAAAGTTATAAGGAATCCCCCTTCAACCGCGCGACACAGGCCAAGAGACAGCCCGGATCTACCTTCAAACTGTTCGTCTATTCGGCGGCATTACGCAGCGGGATGACGCCTGACAGCAAGGTCGACGATAGCCCGATAACCGAGGGCGACTATCGCCCCAAAAACTATAGCGACCGCTATCGCGGCAAAATCACGCTGAAACAGGCCTTCGCCCAATCGAGCAATGTTGTCGCCGTGCGGCTGTACAACCAGCTGGGCTATAGCGCGGTTGCTCGTGCGGCGAAGGACCTCGGCGTTGAAAGCCCACTGACCCGCGATGCCAGTCTTGCGCTGGGCAGTTCGGGCATGACCTTGATCGAGCTGACCTCCGCCTATGCAGGTGTTGCCGGAAACAAATGGCCGGTCGAACCGCGCGCCTTTGTCGCTGAAGAAGAAGGCTGGTTCGGCTGGCTACTTTCTGCGCAACGCAGTTTCAGCAATGCGCACCATAAGGCGTTGCTCGAATTACTGGGCGCGACCGTCAACCAGGGCACCGGGCGTGCGGCGCGATTGGCAATCCCGGCCTATGGCAAAACCGGCACCAGTCAGGACTATCGTGATGCGCTGTTCATCGGCTTTGCGGGCGATCTGGTGGTCGGCGTGTGGATCGGCAATGATGACAATACCCCGCTGAAAAATATGACCGGTGGAGGCCTGCCCGCGCGCATCTGGCGCGATTTCATGGGGCAAGCGGTCAAAGGCGCGGGCGCGCGGCCCAAGCCGAAGCCGGTGGTCGAGCCCGATCCCGAAGGCCCGATCGAGCCGCTCGACCTGCCTGAAATTCCCGAACTGCCGGTCAATATCAACGGCACTGAAGTCCGCGTCGATCCCGACAAGGGGGTAACCGTCAGCGGACAAATTGAGGGCGTACCTCTGGACGTCACGATCGGCCGCGATGGTGTGAATGTGCAGTCGAGGGAAGATCCCCAGCGCCAGTGA
- a CDS encoding S1C family serine protease, producing MRQLLNWFLVAAMAALAVSAVRADPSDIAAASRSVVRVVVFPASGGDTPIGHGSGIVVAPDKILTNAHVVSEEEYDGAIRVVIVPSDGGEAITAEIIDRSPRNDLALIALNDGKRLTPATFYSGPVGDGSDVFAIGYPGGVDIAQGLNMSDVLRPQAPVKTRGNVSAGRSAKEFETILHTAAIGGGNSGGPLVDACGRVLGVNSFGSISDGSDAEFFFAVAQREAVAFLRQNNVGIRSVDSECLSRADLSRAEAERAAAEKARIEEENRLAESARTKSFGEARRQAEYDIIESRDNRLMLTVILILLALGAAGTSWQLLERERRDHAKLAGGSAAALVVAAFLTWFTRPGFDEVDTRTRTTLSETADPAAPAKVARAGKMTCVIDRSRSRITVSDTADVPFEWTDTGCVNTRTQYVETNGLWTRTFVPNNEAQVSIISFEPDSSTYRIERHLLGAEAMQKAREARSQYDVKSCSTDPAMLEKVTSMNLAVRQLLPQQPNELLVFNCN from the coding sequence GTGCGGCAGCTTCTGAACTGGTTTCTGGTGGCAGCGATGGCGGCTTTGGCCGTTTCGGCGGTTCGTGCCGACCCATCAGACATCGCCGCCGCTAGCCGCAGCGTCGTGCGCGTCGTCGTTTTTCCCGCATCAGGCGGGGATACTCCAATCGGACACGGATCGGGCATCGTCGTCGCGCCCGACAAAATCCTGACCAACGCCCATGTCGTTTCGGAAGAAGAATATGATGGCGCGATCCGTGTGGTCATTGTGCCTTCCGACGGTGGTGAGGCGATAACGGCCGAGATCATTGATCGCTCGCCACGCAACGATCTCGCGCTGATTGCGCTGAATGATGGCAAGCGGCTGACTCCGGCGACCTTTTACAGCGGACCTGTGGGCGACGGATCGGATGTCTTTGCCATCGGCTATCCGGGCGGCGTTGATATCGCCCAGGGTCTCAACATGTCCGATGTCCTGCGCCCGCAAGCGCCGGTCAAGACACGAGGCAACGTCTCCGCTGGACGATCCGCCAAGGAATTTGAGACAATCTTGCACACGGCCGCAATCGGCGGCGGCAACAGCGGCGGGCCATTGGTTGATGCGTGCGGACGCGTGCTCGGCGTCAACAGCTTCGGTAGTATTTCGGATGGCAGCGACGCCGAATTTTTCTTCGCGGTTGCCCAGCGGGAGGCCGTGGCCTTTCTGCGTCAAAACAATGTGGGCATTCGCAGCGTCGACAGCGAATGCCTGTCGCGCGCCGATTTGAGCCGCGCCGAAGCCGAAAGAGCTGCTGCCGAAAAAGCGCGCATCGAGGAAGAAAACCGGCTCGCTGAATCTGCCCGCACCAAGAGCTTTGGCGAAGCGCGACGGCAGGCCGAATATGACATCATTGAATCGCGCGACAACCGGTTGATGCTGACAGTAATCCTGATCCTGTTGGCTCTCGGTGCTGCCGGGACAAGCTGGCAGTTGCTAGAACGCGAGCGACGCGACCACGCCAAGCTTGCCGGTGGTTCGGCCGCCGCGCTGGTGGTTGCCGCTTTCCTGACCTGGTTCACGCGCCCCGGCTTTGACGAAGTCGACACCCGAACGCGCACCACACTCAGCGAGACCGCAGACCCGGCTGCTCCTGCCAAGGTGGCGCGCGCCGGCAAAATGACCTGCGTCATCGACCGGAGCCGCAGCCGCATCACCGTGTCCGACACCGCCGATGTGCCGTTCGAATGGACCGACACAGGCTGTGTCAATACGCGCACCCAATATGTCGAAACCAACGGCCTGTGGACCCGCACCTTCGTGCCAAACAATGAGGCGCAGGTTTCGATTATTAGCTTTGAACCTGACAGCAGCACCTATCGCATCGAACGCCACTTGCTTGGAGCAGAGGCCATGCAAAAGGCTCGTGAAGCGCGCAGTCAATATGATGTGAAGAGCTGTTCGACCGATCCTGCGATGCTGGAAAAGGTGACTTCGATGAATCTAGCCGTGCGCCAGTTACTTCCCCAGCAACCGAATGAATTGCTGGTTTTCAATTGCAACTGA
- the cobT gene encoding cobaltochelatase subunit CobT, which produces MADNSPLEQFKQVLTGTSRAIAHDPEVELAFTADAPTQAGKNFRVPMPGRSLPPEQIAEARGFADSFALRLKHHDVARHAALRPHEAMAGAAFDAIETARIEALGSRAMDGVKGNLTHALEMRLRTDPISRAQAAEEVPISTALALMVRERLTGQAVPEIASQGVDLLRGWIEDKAGSDLDALGLALDDQAAFASLAQTMLEHLDLTEGEIEPNEADEGGDESEQEQEQDGESDDEGQGEAGQAEARAEPQEGEGEESEADYDSSEMDDMDDTDGDMGEDGMQPVNPQRRNWDHLPQSDYKSWTTKYDEVVGATELADEEELNRLRAYLDQQLSGLQGAVTRLANRLQRRLMAQQNRSWDFDQEEGLLDAARLARIVVSPGSSLSYKVERETKFRDTVVTLLIDNSGSMRGRPISIAAISADIMARTLERCGVKTEILGFTTRAWKGGQSREDWLAAGRPAMPGRLNDLRHIVYKKADEPWRHARRNLGLMMREGLLKENIDGEALLWAHNRLIARPEDRRILMVISDGAPVDDSTLSVNHGGYLEQHLRRVIEMIESRSPVQLVAIGIGHDVTRYYRRAVTIMDAEQLGGTMIEQLAGLFDEE; this is translated from the coding sequence ATGGCTGACAATTCCCCTCTCGAACAGTTCAAGCAGGTGCTGACCGGCACCTCGCGCGCGATTGCGCATGATCCGGAGGTCGAGCTGGCCTTCACCGCCGACGCGCCGACGCAAGCAGGGAAGAATTTCCGTGTGCCGATGCCGGGCCGATCGCTGCCGCCCGAACAGATCGCTGAAGCGCGCGGTTTTGCCGACAGTTTCGCATTGCGCCTGAAGCATCATGACGTCGCCCGCCACGCGGCATTGCGCCCGCATGAGGCGATGGCAGGGGCCGCGTTCGACGCCATAGAAACCGCCCGGATCGAGGCGCTGGGTTCGCGCGCAATGGACGGGGTGAAGGGCAACCTCACCCATGCGCTCGAAATGCGGCTGCGCACCGACCCGATTTCGCGCGCGCAGGCGGCCGAAGAGGTGCCGATATCGACCGCGCTCGCTTTGATGGTGCGTGAACGGCTGACCGGCCAAGCGGTGCCCGAAATTGCGTCGCAAGGTGTCGATCTGCTGCGCGGCTGGATTGAGGATAAAGCGGGTAGTGATCTCGATGCACTGGGTCTCGCGCTCGACGATCAGGCAGCCTTTGCTTCGCTCGCGCAGACGATGCTTGAGCATCTCGACCTGACCGAAGGCGAGATCGAGCCCAATGAAGCCGATGAAGGCGGCGACGAGTCCGAGCAGGAGCAAGAGCAGGACGGCGAAAGCGACGATGAGGGCCAGGGCGAAGCAGGCCAAGCCGAAGCGCGCGCCGAGCCGCAAGAGGGCGAAGGCGAGGAGTCCGAGGCCGATTATGATTCGTCCGAGATGGACGACATGGACGATACCGACGGCGATATGGGCGAAGACGGCATGCAGCCGGTCAACCCGCAACGCCGCAATTGGGACCATCTGCCGCAAAGCGATTATAAGAGCTGGACGACCAAATATGACGAGGTTGTCGGCGCGACCGAGCTGGCTGACGAAGAAGAGCTCAACCGCTTGCGCGCCTATCTCGACCAGCAGCTCTCGGGCTTGCAGGGTGCGGTCACACGGCTCGCCAACCGGCTGCAACGCCGCCTGATGGCACAACAGAACCGCAGCTGGGATTTCGATCAGGAAGAAGGGCTTCTTGATGCCGCCCGGCTCGCCCGTATCGTCGTTTCGCCGGGGAGCTCGCTGAGCTATAAGGTCGAGCGCGAAACCAAGTTCCGTGACACCGTGGTCACGCTCCTCATCGACAATTCAGGCTCAATGCGAGGCCGTCCGATCAGCATAGCCGCGATCAGCGCCGACATCATGGCACGCACGCTCGAACGTTGCGGCGTGAAGACCGAGATATTGGGTTTTACCACCCGCGCATGGAAGGGCGGACAATCGCGCGAAGATTGGCTCGCCGCCGGTCGCCCCGCCATGCCCGGCCGCCTCAACGACCTGCGCCACATCGTCTACAAAAAGGCTGACGAGCCGTGGCGTCACGCCCGCCGCAATCTGGGCCTGATGATGCGCGAAGGTCTGCTCAAGGAAAATATCGATGGCGAAGCCCTGCTCTGGGCGCACAACCGCCTGATCGCCCGCCCCGAAGACCGCCGCATCTTGATGGTGATTTCGGACGGTGCGCCGGTCGACGATTCGACGCTGTCGGTCAATCATGGCGGCTATCTCGAACAACATCTGCGCCGCGTGATCGAGATGATCGAAAGCCGCAGCCCGGTGCAACTGGTCGCGATCGGCATCGGCCATGACGTCACCCGTTACTATCGCCGCGCCGTCACCATCATGGATGCCGAGCAACTGGGCGGTACGATGATCGAACAATTGGCAGGGTTGTTCGACGAGGAATAG